The Procambarus clarkii isolate CNS0578487 chromosome 39, FALCON_Pclarkii_2.0, whole genome shotgun sequence genome window below encodes:
- the RpL36 gene encoding large ribosomal subunit protein eL36, whose amino-acid sequence MAPRYEMAVGLNKGHKVTKNTRKPKPSSRKGKITKHNKFVRDIIREVMGFAPYEKRTIELLKVSKDKRALKFLKKRLGTHIRAKRKREEMQRVMGQQRKAAAAAAAAAAAAAAAAAGHK is encoded by the exons ATGGCGCCAAGGTATGAAATGGCCGTTGGCCTCAACAAAGGCCACAAGGTCACAAAGAACACAAGAAAGCCAAAGCCCAGTTCCCGTAAAGGG AAAATCACCAAACACAATAAGTTTGTGAGAGACATTATCCGTGAGGTTATGGGCTTTGCACCATACGAGAAGCGTACAATTGAATTGCTAAAGGTGTCAAAGGACAAAAGGGCCTTGAAGTTCCTCAAGAAAAGG TTGGGCACCCACATTCGTGCTAAGAGGAAGCGTGAAGAGATGCAGCGCGTAATGGGCCAACAGAGGaaggctgctgctgccgctgccgccgccgcggctgctgcagctgctgccgcTGCAGGCCACAAAtaa